The following coding sequences lie in one Corynebacterium anserum genomic window:
- a CDS encoding glutamate-5-semialdehyde dehydrogenase has translation MSNPNANFPEDLTPERQAERDEVLSKARKAKEVSQTTILSTEQKNELLNAAADALESQSAAIIEANEKDLRAGRECGFADSLLDRLALDEQRITGIAGGLRQVVGLPDPVGEIVRGYTRPNGLRMKQVRVPLGVMGMVYEARPNVTVDAFGLAIKSGNVPLLRGSKSARFTNEKLVEILQDTAEKHGHPREIVQLLPCQSHDSVHDLITARGLVDVVIPRGGAGLINAVVMGATVPAIETGTGNCHFYIDKSANLDEAIDLVVNGKTRRVSVCNATEVVLLDAALSNNDKTRVLKALQDAGVTIHGDKSELDDLIGDVIQAEEEDWSDEYLSMDIAAKIVDGVEEAVKHITQYSSGHTEGISATDYGVINYFEKFVDSSTLAINASTAWTDGEMFGFGAEIGISTQKLHARGPMALPELTSTKWVLNGEGHARP, from the coding sequence ATGTCAAACCCCAATGCGAATTTTCCTGAAGATCTGACCCCCGAACGTCAAGCCGAGCGAGATGAGGTATTATCCAAGGCTCGCAAAGCTAAGGAAGTTAGTCAGACCACCATTTTGAGCACCGAGCAGAAAAATGAACTGCTCAACGCCGCGGCCGATGCGCTCGAGTCTCAGTCCGCTGCCATTATTGAGGCTAATGAAAAGGATCTGAGGGCTGGCCGCGAGTGCGGTTTCGCGGATTCTCTCCTGGATCGGTTGGCCTTGGATGAGCAGCGTATTACAGGCATTGCTGGTGGCCTGCGTCAGGTGGTTGGTTTGCCAGATCCGGTGGGTGAGATTGTCCGGGGATACACTCGTCCCAACGGTTTGCGCATGAAGCAGGTACGTGTGCCACTCGGTGTGATGGGGATGGTCTATGAGGCTCGCCCTAATGTCACGGTTGATGCCTTTGGTCTTGCCATCAAATCCGGTAACGTGCCGTTGCTGCGCGGCTCGAAGTCGGCGCGCTTTACCAATGAAAAACTGGTTGAGATATTGCAAGATACCGCCGAGAAGCATGGTCATCCGCGAGAGATTGTGCAACTCTTGCCATGCCAGTCGCATGATTCCGTGCACGATCTCATCACTGCGCGCGGCTTGGTTGATGTGGTTATTCCCCGTGGTGGAGCAGGGTTGATTAACGCCGTGGTCATGGGGGCTACTGTCCCTGCCATCGAAACCGGTACGGGCAACTGTCATTTCTACATTGACAAGTCCGCCAACCTCGATGAAGCCATTGACTTGGTGGTGAATGGTAAGACTCGCCGCGTTTCTGTGTGCAATGCCACGGAGGTTGTTCTTCTCGACGCCGCTCTCAGCAACAATGACAAAACCCGAGTGCTCAAGGCGCTGCAGGATGCTGGGGTGACCATTCACGGTGACAAGTCTGAGCTGGATGACTTGATTGGCGATGTTATTCAGGCGGAGGAAGAGGACTGGAGTGACGAATATCTGAGTATGGACATCGCGGCGAAGATCGTTGATGGTGTCGAAGAGGCAGTAAAGCACATTACTCAGTACTCTTCTGGCCACACCGAGGGTATTTCTGCCACCGATTACGGAGTGATTAATTACTTCGAGAAATTCGTGGACTCTTCCACACTGGCCATTAACGCATCTACTGCGTGGACCGATGGAGAAATGTTTGGATTCGGGGCAGAGATCGGCATCTCCACCCAGAAGTTGCACGCGCGCGGGCCGATGGCTCTGCCAGAATTGACCTCCACCAAATGGGTTCTCAATGGCGAAGGTCATGCCCGCCCATAA
- a CDS encoding YwiC-like family protein → MSRQPTSPVTSSKSSHRERPGTSTRRRKRQSRGNAWVPNQHGAWAMLIMPMFVGVILGLLLSPAAPGTPERFKVYALMAAIAVMWLFGYFAFYAFGLWHKTRSKQRKKEYRAPLVVYGAITVIAGLSALAMNWQMLWWVPIFLPLVVWAFVEVIRRHPRSLSSGVSTTVASSLMIPVMVSAAVQGPPGFFFYAPAQLIIATLCVALYFVGTIPYVKTLIREKGNPSYVKFSVIYHFIALIVVSIMCVPLLILGVFWPSALIFILTMAWCLYRAWRVPALAANNPRAWTPKRVGMREIWPTLTLAVGCVAIAFF, encoded by the coding sequence ATGTCCCGTCAACCAACCTCCCCGGTCACATCCTCTAAGTCTTCGCACAGGGAGCGTCCGGGTACCTCCACTCGCCGCCGTAAGCGTCAGTCACGCGGCAATGCATGGGTGCCCAATCAACACGGCGCATGGGCGATGCTTATCATGCCCATGTTCGTCGGCGTGATTTTGGGTCTGCTGTTGAGTCCTGCTGCCCCGGGAACTCCGGAGCGTTTTAAGGTGTATGCACTCATGGCGGCAATCGCAGTGATGTGGCTCTTCGGCTATTTCGCTTTCTACGCTTTCGGGTTGTGGCATAAGACCCGTAGCAAGCAGCGCAAAAAAGAATATCGCGCACCGCTTGTTGTCTACGGTGCTATCACTGTCATCGCTGGGTTGTCCGCCCTTGCTATGAATTGGCAGATGCTGTGGTGGGTTCCCATATTTCTTCCCCTGGTCGTTTGGGCATTCGTGGAAGTTATTCGACGTCACCCCCGCTCCCTATCCAGTGGAGTGTCCACTACGGTGGCGAGTTCTCTCATGATTCCGGTCATGGTCTCGGCTGCTGTCCAGGGACCGCCAGGCTTCTTCTTCTACGCTCCGGCACAGCTGATCATCGCGACGCTGTGCGTCGCGCTGTACTTTGTCGGAACGATCCCTTACGTCAAGACGTTAATCCGTGAAAAAGGTAATCCGTCCTACGTAAAATTCTCGGTGATCTACCACTTCATCGCCCTCATCGTGGTGTCCATCATGTGTGTGCCGCTTCTTATTTTGGGCGTCTTTTGGCCTAGCGCGTTGATATTTATCCTCACTATGGCGTGGTGCCTCTACAGAGCATGGCGAGTTCCAGCGTTGGCTGCAAACAACCCACGCGCGTGGACTCCCAAGCGCGTGGGTATGCGGGAAATATGGCCCACTCTCACGTTGGCCGTGGGCTGCGTAGCCATTGCATTTTTCTAG
- the nadD gene encoding nicotinate-nucleotide adenylyltransferase, protein MVSTTNGNSRPTRVGIMGGTFDPIHNGHLVAGSEVADMFDLDVVVYVPTGQPWQKKDRSVSSAEDRYLMTVIATASNPRFEVSRADIDRGGDTYTIDTLADIRAEYPGAELFFITGADALNKIVTWRDWESMFDLAHFVGVTRPGYELPGHGVGSSEHPLQREMDEGRLSLVEIPAMAISSTNCRERAAAGRPVWYLVPDGVVQYIAKHRMYVQ, encoded by the coding sequence ATGGTTTCAACAACTAACGGTAACTCGCGGCCGACGCGGGTGGGAATAATGGGAGGCACATTCGACCCCATCCACAACGGTCACTTAGTCGCAGGAAGCGAAGTTGCCGACATGTTTGATCTAGACGTGGTGGTGTATGTACCGACAGGTCAGCCATGGCAGAAGAAGGATCGCTCAGTATCTTCGGCGGAAGATCGCTATCTGATGACAGTCATTGCTACGGCATCCAACCCCCGTTTCGAGGTTTCCCGAGCCGATATAGATCGGGGTGGAGATACCTACACTATTGACACGTTGGCAGACATACGGGCCGAGTATCCGGGTGCAGAACTGTTCTTCATCACGGGAGCTGATGCATTGAACAAGATTGTGACGTGGCGCGACTGGGAGTCCATGTTCGATCTCGCGCACTTTGTGGGCGTGACTCGGCCGGGGTACGAGCTCCCCGGGCACGGGGTGGGCAGCAGCGAACATCCCCTTCAACGAGAGATGGATGAGGGGCGGCTGAGCCTTGTGGAAATTCCGGCGATGGCGATTAGTTCCACAAACTGTCGAGAGAGAGCTGCAGCTGGTCGTCCTGTGTGGTATCTCGTACCCGATGGGGTGGTGCAATACATAGCCAAGCACCGCATGTATGTGCAATAG
- the rsfS gene encoding ribosome silencing factor, which produces MTATSESIALASAAARAASDKLAEDILVIDVSDRLAITDCFVVASGDNERMVNSIVDEVEDALSELGEKPLRREGRGDGHWVLLDYGSVVVHVQRAQEREFYALDRLWRDAPQIAVDGVEQIDRGTNWDEDTEVDVLEATSVDDLPLAGPTPDVDEL; this is translated from the coding sequence TTGACTGCGACTTCTGAGTCCATTGCACTGGCATCTGCAGCAGCACGTGCCGCATCGGACAAGCTGGCCGAAGATATTCTGGTGATTGATGTCTCTGATCGTTTGGCGATCACTGACTGCTTTGTTGTGGCTTCTGGCGACAACGAGCGCATGGTCAATTCCATTGTTGATGAAGTGGAAGATGCGCTCAGCGAGTTGGGCGAGAAACCTCTACGCCGAGAAGGCCGAGGTGACGGACATTGGGTACTGCTGGATTACGGTAGCGTGGTGGTTCACGTGCAACGTGCTCAGGAACGTGAGTTCTACGCCCTGGATCGTTTGTGGCGCGATGCTCCTCAGATTGCAGTTGATGGTGTGGAACAGATTGATCGAGGAACCAACTGGGACGAAGACACGGAGGTTGACGTCCTGGAAGCTACCAGCGTGGATGACCTGCCACTAGCTGGCCCCACCCCTGATGTGGACGAACTGTAG
- a CDS encoding histidine phosphatase family protein, whose product MNRRLVLVRHGQTDYNKSGRMQGQLDTPLSAEGIAEAKSVASQIGEWDVSAVYSSDLTRAVDTARILADAWGLEVKTDRRLRETDLGDWTGASHEEVDHNYPGQRAYWRHAPNWAPPNAETRVEVATRAHSLVNELMETDVFDRGMVVMVAHGGTIGALTAQLLELPISHFSMFSGLGNVRWSQLMARQKFYGEGATMSPPAIDGSTVPHVPKKDRQWWKDPHWHLEGWNMSAAPGKAPVQTASPDEGGEDNLA is encoded by the coding sequence ATGAATCGCCGTCTGGTATTGGTTCGCCACGGGCAGACCGACTACAACAAAAGTGGCCGTATGCAAGGGCAATTGGACACACCCTTATCTGCCGAGGGCATTGCTGAGGCGAAGTCTGTTGCATCGCAGATCGGCGAGTGGGATGTCTCCGCTGTCTACTCTTCGGATCTCACCCGCGCCGTCGACACAGCCCGCATACTCGCTGACGCCTGGGGGCTTGAGGTCAAGACTGATAGGCGCTTGCGAGAAACGGATCTGGGTGACTGGACGGGTGCGTCGCATGAAGAGGTAGACCACAACTATCCCGGTCAGCGAGCTTACTGGCGCCATGCTCCCAATTGGGCGCCTCCGAATGCAGAAACTCGCGTGGAAGTGGCCACCCGCGCCCACTCGCTGGTCAATGAGCTGATGGAGACAGATGTTTTTGACCGCGGGATGGTGGTGATGGTCGCCCACGGCGGAACTATTGGTGCGCTCACTGCTCAGTTGCTGGAACTGCCCATTTCCCACTTCAGTATGTTCTCTGGGCTAGGAAATGTGCGTTGGTCGCAGCTTATGGCGCGGCAGAAGTTCTACGGGGAGGGGGCAACGATGAGCCCTCCTGCCATCGATGGCTCTACGGTGCCGCATGTTCCCAAGAAAGACCGCCAGTGGTGGAAAGATCCCCACTGGCATCTGGAGGGATGGAATATGTCTGCAGCTCCGGGCAAAGCTCCAGTGCAAACCGCTAGTCCTGATGAAGGTGGAGAGGATAACCTCGCATGA
- a CDS encoding DegV family protein, protein MTVHVVTDSSSCLPKELAEQSKVSVLDLHTDGEGTDRTTAGLGALELTACYARLLERGGDAGVVAIHLSKELSATWSNAVSAAGIFDGKVRVMDTNTAGMVNGFAALKAAEIAQAGGSLEDCFRAAQRVIDESNLWLYVHRLDAIRKGGRLSTGQTLLTTALAIKPILRLEDGRIALAAKTRTQGKAMDKLVNMVTEVVIEEATRAAVRGESPRRIRVAVHENEAVDVAEKLIASMQERVEELRIHASSHDGPFAIPDGSEKKKERLILAKEKARIRDMVKAEKTKTDKVHTDKAKAQKVGTEQGKSGDHKDRSGGFQAVDASGVAQRDETESMESIAGTHYDPADIAIPDVEFSRIQISDVLSVHTGPSSIAVTTVFW, encoded by the coding sequence ATGACAGTGCACGTCGTTACCGACTCGTCTTCCTGTCTGCCAAAAGAGTTGGCTGAGCAGTCCAAGGTGAGTGTTCTGGATCTGCACACCGACGGCGAAGGCACAGACAGAACCACGGCTGGGCTCGGGGCTCTAGAATTAACTGCGTGTTACGCTCGTCTGCTTGAGCGTGGGGGCGACGCCGGCGTGGTAGCCATTCACCTTTCCAAGGAGCTGTCTGCCACCTGGAGTAACGCCGTGTCTGCTGCAGGCATTTTCGACGGCAAAGTCCGTGTGATGGATACAAATACGGCCGGAATGGTTAACGGTTTTGCAGCACTCAAGGCCGCCGAAATCGCCCAAGCAGGTGGGTCGCTGGAGGATTGTTTCCGTGCTGCTCAGCGGGTGATTGACGAGTCGAATCTGTGGCTCTATGTGCATCGACTGGATGCCATTCGCAAGGGTGGCCGGCTCTCAACTGGCCAAACCCTGCTGACGACTGCGTTGGCCATCAAACCAATTCTCCGGTTGGAGGATGGGCGTATTGCCTTGGCCGCTAAAACACGCACTCAAGGCAAGGCCATGGATAAGTTGGTGAATATGGTGACTGAGGTGGTCATTGAGGAGGCCACCCGCGCAGCGGTGAGGGGAGAATCACCTCGCCGTATCCGTGTTGCCGTCCATGAAAACGAAGCAGTGGACGTTGCAGAAAAGTTGATCGCGTCGATGCAGGAACGCGTGGAAGAACTGCGCATTCACGCTTCTTCGCATGATGGTCCGTTTGCTATACCCGATGGATCTGAAAAGAAAAAAGAACGCCTCATTCTCGCAAAAGAAAAGGCGAGGATTCGGGACATGGTCAAGGCTGAGAAAACGAAAACGGATAAGGTTCACACTGACAAAGCTAAGGCCCAGAAAGTAGGCACTGAACAGGGAAAGAGCGGAGATCATAAGGATCGATCCGGGGGTTTCCAGGCGGTGGACGCATCCGGTGTAGCACAACGCGATGAAACAGAATCCATGGAGAGTATTGCCGGCACACACTATGATCCAGCAGATATCGCCATTCCCGATGTTGAGTTTTCGCGGATTCAAATCTCTGACGTGCTTTCGGTACATACAGGGCCCAGTTCCATCGCTGTCACCACCGTGTTTTGGTAG
- a CDS encoding ComEA family DNA-binding protein, with amino-acid sequence MPEHEVSPVDFERRVGMGPITARAIVGIIAAIALAVTLVVSCGKEKNSTDQLWGSDLGMTNHSAKSDSPGEREVASETQEEKNGNAAQKGEGETDASEQNAVVSVQGMVRSPGLLSIAGTARVGEVIQKAGGELPDASLLHINLAEVVVDGMQIVVDREGSTVVMPGMPSAEERNAPRRGTGTTSSEGNAAGSGGDVVNINTADATTLQTLDGVGPATAEAIIKWREANGDFSTVEQLMEV; translated from the coding sequence ATGCCTGAACATGAGGTATCACCAGTGGACTTCGAACGGCGCGTGGGGATGGGCCCCATAACGGCGAGGGCGATTGTGGGGATTATCGCGGCAATCGCCCTCGCCGTGACGCTAGTGGTCAGTTGTGGAAAAGAGAAAAACTCCACAGATCAGCTGTGGGGAAGTGATCTAGGGATGACAAACCACAGCGCTAAAAGTGACAGTCCAGGTGAGCGAGAGGTGGCGTCGGAGACACAAGAAGAGAAGAACGGAAACGCTGCACAAAAAGGCGAGGGTGAGACAGACGCGAGTGAACAGAACGCAGTGGTTAGTGTGCAGGGGATGGTCCGCTCGCCAGGATTGCTCAGCATCGCGGGCACCGCGCGTGTAGGCGAGGTTATTCAGAAAGCAGGTGGTGAACTGCCGGATGCCTCGTTGCTTCATATCAATCTGGCCGAAGTGGTAGTGGATGGAATGCAGATTGTGGTCGACCGCGAAGGCAGCACAGTTGTGATGCCGGGAATGCCCTCAGCCGAAGAAAGGAATGCTCCCCGCCGGGGTACAGGGACCACCTCGAGTGAGGGCAACGCAGCAGGGAGCGGTGGAGATGTCGTGAACATCAACACGGCAGATGCGACAACGCTGCAGACGCTTGATGGAGTGGGGCCAGCAACAGCGGAGGCGATTATCAAGTGGAGGGAAGCGAACGGGGACTTTTCTACCGTGGAGCAACTGATGGAAGTTTGA
- a CDS encoding ComEC/Rec2 family competence protein has translation MSLSKPRGAARARSMVRWTHQWVDKVRHPRLERPRIVSQSIAADRDDHSPEAIRRRRGKDLRLLPVAAAVWIVVAVTVAWRSPWPAVTCAALSIVGWLMVRGADREERRRSLGRSVIASSVSASVVGLCAWWRIFLLDTTSSITALRIGQKLTITGEFPVAGTPKQLGEGRILIPIKLPDMGTVPLFVNAERARGTFAAHNLEDVQPGQLVDVAATVRWDDSVQFLPVVASATRTVEWDPEASPEGIWVLTAWLRAGLNWASDWWGGDMAGLIPGMVMGDISGQTPQVRHQFLATGLSHLTAVSGANVSIVVGTAMVMLSFFRCSPKWRVGAAMCALIGFVLLVGPEPSILRAAVMGGVGIVAVASARWSDVLAALNAAIIVLLLVAPGLAVQYAFVLSVVATAGIVALAPWLSLGILRRWTHYCADRWHRDPTKAEVLFIRFICVTIAADVVTAPVIVLMTGRVSLSALLANMLVSAAVAPVTVIGLLASPVGAFFASIGLPHYFAGIILAPAVPCAWWILSVADTLSSLPMLLTPGGFWWALLWAIVLITVIFSLKRLRLWRIWRWAWLIQAIILGCGVDVVKGGLDEQQITQWAPSHIDVSAKTVITVDDDDAARRVSASWMEDNDQPLDLIVVKSCGRAYGRPTITQEGIPVVYPCRDGTTLVGENVE, from the coding sequence ATGTCACTGTCTAAGCCGCGGGGAGCTGCTCGAGCGCGCAGCATGGTGCGTTGGACTCACCAGTGGGTAGATAAAGTGCGCCATCCACGTTTAGAACGGCCGCGCATCGTGAGCCAGAGCATTGCTGCTGATCGCGACGATCACTCGCCGGAGGCCATCAGACGAAGGCGAGGAAAGGATCTACGGCTGCTCCCAGTAGCTGCGGCTGTATGGATTGTAGTGGCAGTGACGGTGGCATGGAGGAGTCCGTGGCCCGCGGTTACCTGTGCTGCGTTGTCCATAGTGGGATGGCTGATGGTGCGTGGTGCAGATCGGGAGGAAAGACGGAGGTCACTGGGACGTAGCGTCATTGCTTCATCCGTGTCAGCCTCTGTGGTTGGTTTGTGCGCGTGGTGGCGAATTTTTCTTCTTGACACCACATCTTCCATCACCGCTTTGCGGATAGGTCAAAAACTCACTATCACCGGTGAATTTCCGGTCGCGGGAACGCCCAAACAGCTCGGTGAGGGGAGAATACTCATCCCCATTAAGTTGCCGGATATGGGGACAGTGCCTTTATTTGTCAATGCTGAACGAGCACGTGGTACCTTCGCGGCTCACAACCTGGAAGACGTGCAGCCAGGACAGCTAGTGGATGTAGCTGCCACTGTTCGTTGGGATGACAGCGTACAGTTCCTCCCGGTAGTAGCCAGCGCGACACGAACAGTGGAGTGGGACCCTGAGGCTAGCCCGGAGGGGATTTGGGTCCTGACCGCTTGGTTGCGTGCAGGATTGAACTGGGCGAGTGATTGGTGGGGTGGGGATATGGCGGGGCTGATCCCCGGTATGGTTATGGGAGATATTAGCGGCCAAACTCCGCAGGTGCGCCACCAATTCTTGGCAACGGGTTTGTCACATCTCACAGCTGTCTCAGGAGCGAATGTGTCCATCGTTGTGGGAACTGCGATGGTGATGTTGTCATTTTTCCGTTGCTCACCCAAGTGGCGCGTTGGGGCTGCCATGTGCGCTTTGATCGGTTTCGTTTTGCTGGTCGGACCGGAACCGAGCATTCTCCGCGCCGCTGTGATGGGAGGGGTGGGAATTGTGGCGGTGGCCAGTGCGCGCTGGTCTGATGTGTTAGCAGCGTTGAACGCGGCGATTATCGTGTTGCTCTTGGTGGCGCCGGGTTTGGCAGTCCAGTATGCGTTTGTTCTGTCTGTGGTCGCTACTGCGGGAATTGTGGCGTTGGCGCCGTGGTTATCCCTGGGGATTCTACGACGGTGGACACATTACTGCGCAGATCGGTGGCACCGAGATCCCACCAAAGCTGAGGTTCTGTTCATTCGCTTCATCTGCGTGACCATCGCTGCCGATGTGGTAACGGCGCCGGTGATTGTGCTCATGACAGGCCGTGTGTCTTTGAGTGCATTGTTGGCGAACATGCTTGTCAGTGCAGCGGTGGCGCCGGTGACCGTGATTGGGTTACTAGCCTCCCCGGTGGGTGCGTTTTTCGCTAGTATCGGGCTACCTCACTACTTCGCAGGGATTATCCTCGCTCCTGCGGTTCCTTGTGCTTGGTGGATACTCAGTGTGGCGGATACTCTGAGTTCTCTGCCTATGTTGCTGACTCCGGGCGGTTTCTGGTGGGCGCTTCTATGGGCAATAGTTTTGATCACCGTCATATTCAGTCTCAAAAGATTGCGCCTATGGCGAATCTGGCGCTGGGCGTGGCTGATACAGGCGATCATCCTGGGGTGCGGTGTCGACGTGGTGAAAGGCGGCCTAGACGAGCAACAGATAACTCAATGGGCTCCGTCACACATAGATGTCAGCGCCAAAACCGTGATCACAGTCGACGATGACGACGCAGCGCGCCGGGTTAGTGCGTCGTGGATGGAAGACAATGACCAACCACTGGATCTCATAGTGGTGAAAAGTTGCGGGCGCGCCTATGGCAGGCCAACCATCACCCAAGAAGGAATCCCCGTCGTCTACCCATGTCGGGACGGCACCACATTAGTGGGAGAGAATGTGGAATGA
- the holA gene encoding DNA polymerase III subunit delta, with amino-acid sequence MNSPKPPAPVNLIVGADEFLAERRRGALVRAARRNAGNPELPVEMHKASDLSAPEIIELLSPSLFADHRIIVVWGVEDVAKDIVEAIESTIVDPAPGVVLILQHTGKGRNKRLVQAWPKLGAQVNSAAELKGRELLSFVESEFRSKKVRVSPDVTQFLVEVVGSDLRELSSAISQLVADTNGAVTVDAVKQYYSGKAEVSGFDVAEYAVSGRTTDAVASARRAIQLGVPPVLLASALSSMVADIAKVAENRRIDPRRNAGEFGMPPWKLEKTLRLARAWSPAAVAQGVQVVAKLDAGVKGQAADVDYAVEEAVRAIAQLVAQRPGSR; translated from the coding sequence ATGAATAGCCCCAAGCCTCCAGCACCTGTAAATCTTATCGTTGGGGCGGATGAGTTCCTTGCCGAGAGGCGAAGAGGCGCACTGGTGCGTGCTGCACGGCGTAACGCCGGCAACCCAGAATTACCGGTAGAAATGCACAAGGCGAGCGATTTATCCGCGCCTGAGATCATTGAATTGCTGAGTCCCTCCCTGTTTGCCGACCACCGCATCATCGTAGTGTGGGGAGTAGAAGACGTGGCGAAGGACATCGTTGAAGCAATTGAATCTACCATCGTGGATCCAGCTCCAGGCGTGGTGCTGATTCTCCAGCACACGGGTAAGGGAAGAAACAAAAGGCTAGTCCAGGCTTGGCCGAAATTGGGCGCTCAGGTGAATTCCGCTGCTGAACTTAAGGGGCGGGAGCTGTTGAGCTTCGTGGAGTCTGAATTTCGTTCCAAAAAAGTGCGCGTGAGTCCGGATGTGACGCAATTCCTGGTGGAGGTTGTCGGATCCGATCTCCGTGAGTTATCCAGCGCCATAAGCCAACTGGTCGCGGATACGAACGGTGCAGTCACGGTTGATGCAGTGAAACAGTACTATTCAGGAAAAGCTGAAGTCAGCGGCTTCGACGTCGCGGAATACGCCGTGTCAGGGAGGACGACCGACGCTGTGGCCTCCGCGCGCCGGGCGATACAACTGGGGGTGCCGCCAGTGCTTCTAGCGAGTGCCCTGAGCAGTATGGTTGCGGACATTGCCAAGGTTGCTGAAAATCGCCGTATTGATCCCCGCCGCAACGCAGGCGAATTCGGCATGCCGCCCTGGAAATTAGAGAAAACCCTACGGCTAGCTCGCGCCTGGTCGCCAGCCGCCGTAGCCCAGGGAGTGCAAGTCGTCGCCAAGCTCGATGCCGGCGTGAAGGGGCAAGCAGCTGATGTTGACTACGCTGTGGAAGAAGCCGTACGTGCTATTGCTCAGCTGGTCGCACAACGCCCTGGCAGCAGATAG
- a CDS encoding ADP-ribosylglycohydrolase family protein yields MNDRFRSALLGTALGDAWGYPYQEAPQPENTPLPEILTITDDTQMTLSLSTAMREITTNNMGRDAGMREISEQFLDYHADPDYDRSPGAATTESLDRLEDLGPSHWEDVSSHSGGAGAVMRAAASALLAPADQGVGWSVMQAILTHDSGIARAAAASVATILLAPREANLLDVAEGLAGDTHFDNDRLLTDQEKTQILEDFSGAMITDVYGAAVPLSEIFARVRELHRILSPRLEEGDFEVLYERASKLMKIFGKGYDAGSCTASALLLAQLYLDHKDQYAPHDFLHAAVSWPGNRNTRAAVTGAMIGAHLDSPQRWEDCCDYEFEERYDAAIHSGVWRGFKKTPLPTQG; encoded by the coding sequence ATGAACGACCGTTTTCGGTCAGCCCTTCTGGGCACAGCTCTAGGCGATGCATGGGGATATCCCTACCAGGAAGCCCCGCAGCCAGAGAACACACCACTGCCTGAGATTCTCACGATCACTGATGACACGCAGATGACCCTGTCACTCTCTACGGCTATGCGTGAAATCACGACGAATAACATGGGGCGCGATGCCGGCATGCGTGAGATCAGTGAGCAGTTCCTGGATTATCACGCAGACCCTGACTACGACCGCTCCCCCGGGGCGGCCACCACCGAATCTTTGGACCGTCTGGAAGATCTAGGTCCTAGCCACTGGGAGGATGTATCCAGTCATTCTGGTGGCGCTGGAGCGGTAATGCGAGCAGCGGCCAGCGCCCTGTTGGCGCCTGCCGACCAGGGTGTGGGGTGGTCCGTCATGCAGGCTATTCTCACCCACGATTCCGGTATTGCACGAGCAGCGGCAGCCTCCGTGGCAACGATCCTTCTCGCGCCGCGGGAGGCGAACCTGCTGGATGTTGCCGAGGGGCTAGCTGGTGACACCCACTTCGATAATGACCGTCTGCTCACGGATCAGGAGAAAACCCAGATTCTTGAGGATTTCTCCGGCGCGATGATCACCGACGTGTATGGTGCTGCTGTGCCGCTGAGCGAGATCTTCGCCCGCGTCCGGGAGCTGCATAGAATCCTCTCTCCGCGTCTAGAAGAAGGCGACTTCGAAGTGCTCTACGAACGAGCATCGAAATTGATGAAGATCTTCGGTAAAGGCTACGACGCCGGGTCCTGCACCGCCTCAGCGCTACTACTGGCTCAGTTGTATCTTGACCACAAAGATCAATACGCACCCCATGATTTTCTCCACGCCGCGGTGAGCTGGCCGGGTAATCGCAATACGCGAGCCGCGGTTACCGGAGCGATGATCGGTGCTCACTTGGACAGTCCTCAGCGGTGGGAGGATTGCTGTGACTATGAATTCGAGGAGCGTTACGACGCCGCTATCCATTCCGGTGTGTGGCGAGGTTTTAAGAAAACTCCTCTTCCGACGCAGGGTTAA
- the rpsT gene encoding 30S ribosomal protein S20 — protein sequence MANIKQQKKRVLTNEIARQRNQAIRSRLRTEANKFTALVEAGDKEGAEAQLRVASRLYDKAVTKGTLHRNNAANKKSGMAQRLNKMA from the coding sequence GTGGCAAACATCAAGCAGCAGAAGAAGCGTGTCCTCACCAACGAGATCGCACGTCAGCGCAACCAGGCCATCCGCTCCCGTCTTCGTACCGAGGCCAACAAGTTCACTGCTCTCGTTGAGGCCGGTGACAAGGAAGGTGCAGAGGCACAGCTGCGCGTCGCTTCCCGTCTGTACGACAAAGCCGTAACCAAGGGCACCTTGCACCGTAACAACGCGGCGAACAAGAAGTCCGGAATGGCTCAGCGCCTGAACAAGATGGCGTAA